TTTGGTCCATTTTTGCTTGACATTTAAGTCTCTCTACTTCCATAAAAGAATAATCAAACTGTAAAAATAAATGACTCATCCCCAACAAATCACAACCACCAAGTTCCAATCCAACGGCCATACATCTACAAAATAACACCATTTTAACAGACAAAATAATACTTAAAATTCCCAAATCTACcctcttaaatttttaaaaattctactAAGTACGAATCCTCAAattaacatttcatttttttgacaCTTATCGACGCACAGATCTAAAATCGAAAGAAACAACTCAAAACCCCTCTCTGATCTAAATCTTCCTCATTTCTTCTCTTTTATGCACATAAAACGCGCCGTTCCGTTACTTTTTTGTATGCGATTCAGTTCCTCTTCTTGATCAGATCAGATCTCAGGTAATTAAAAAACTCCAATTTTTTCTCTGTTTTTTGTGGATCCTGGATTATGCATTAAACGCACCGTTTTTGTTGTTACAACACGTTTTTGTAGTTATAAATTGGTTTTGTATTgtgatttttgattttgattaagcTGTGCTGGTTCAGATTTTGATTGAATAGAGAGTGAAGAAAAAATGTTGACGAAATTTGAAACGAAGAGTAATAGAGTGAAAGGACTGAGTTTCCACAGTAAGAGACCGTGGATCCTTGCGAGTCTTCACAGCGGTGTGATCCAACTATGGGATTATCGTATGGGAACTCTCATTGATCGATTTGATGAGCATGACGGTCCGGTTCGCGGCGTCCATTTTCACAAATCCCAGCCTCTCTTTGTCTCTGGAGGTAATTTAAGTTTTATTATAATtgcatttttcttttattaatatgttaaTATTGAGTTGATTCGTGTTACGATTTATTGTTGTAGGATTTGTTAGTTGTGGATTCACATTGCGTAGTAGAATTAAGTAATTGTCTATTAGATCTAGGCGATTCgtattgtttgaatttttttggtgCAAATTTTAGCTTTAACTGaggtttttttgtttctttccaTTTGAGCTCTTACAGTTACGGAGAGTCTGTTTTCCCAGTTGTCGTATGTAATTTGGATCTACTGTGACGAAATTAATGGAATCTTGGAAGTACTGTTGGGGATAATATTAATAACTAAAACAAGATATCATGCTGTAAATTGGGGTGATAGTGTAGTTACTTTGATGTGATTAGAaggaaaaatttaatttctgcAACTTGATTCCAGTGCTTGCCACTAAATACTACAGTTATGTGATTATGTCTTTCTTTTTCTTGATAGTCTCGTGGTTCAGTTGAAGGACCTTGTTTTCTAACTCACATATGCATTGTTGTTCTGCTGCTTTGAACCGtcttttggaatttttttggaaaaacaatGTAGCTTATATTGAAATTCGAGTTTGCAATTTCAGTCAATTGTTACtttgtatttcaaaattttgcacgTGAAAATATTGAAATACCTCAAAGATTGATAAGTCAAATTTCAGATTGTTGTGAATAAGAAACTTTTTTCTTATGGAtggtacattttttttttagtaactGGTGGCCTTTTGCAGGTGATGATTACAAGATTAAAGTATGGAACTACAAGATGCATAGGTGTCTATTTACACTTCTTGGACATCTTGATTACATCCGTACTGTGCAGTTTCACCATGAGTATCCATGGATTGTGAGTGCAAGTGACGATCAGACCATCCGTATTTGGAACTGGCAGTCGCGTACATGCATATCTGTGTTGACTGGTCACAATCATTATGTCATGTGTGCTTCATTCCATCTTAAAGAGGATCTTGTTGTTTCTGCCTCTCTAGATCAGACTGTTCGTGTGTGGGATATTGGTGCACTGAGAAAGAAAACAGTTTCCCCAGCTGATGACATTCTGCGGTTGAGTCAGATGAATGCTGATCTATTTGGTGGGGTTGATGCCGTTGTTAAGTATGTCTTGGAAGGCCATGATCGAGGAGTCAACTGGGCATCATTTCACCCCAATCTTCCCTTGATTGTCTCAGGAGCAGATGATCGTCAAGTGAAATTGTGGCGCATGAATGGTTAGTTGGCAAAGACATAACATGCATCCCTTAACTCCCTTTTTAGTTTTACCATTTGATATTAACTGATTATTTAGCAATTCGTATACATAGCTTTCATGTATCGTCTGTTTTAGGCTTCTTGAAACTCTAGTTGCATTTATATATGAGACCTCAATTGATGCCTCCATAAATCCATTTTTTAAAGTCATATTTTGAATTCAGGTAAATTTGTTAACTGAATTGTCTGGTTTGATTTCAGATACAAAGGCTTGGGAAGTGGACACATTGAGAGGACACATGAATAATGTATCATGTGTTATGTTTCATGCCAAGCAGGATATCATTGTTTCAAATTCAGAGGATAAGAGCATCCGTGTCTGGGATGTAACTAAACGAACTGGAGTTCAAACTTTTCGCCGAGAGCATGACCGGTTTTGGATCCTTGCATCACACCCTGAGATGAATCTTCTTGCTGCAGGTCATGATAGTGGTATGATCGTCTTTaagttagagagagaaaggCCTGCTTTTGCAGTGAGTGGTGACTCTTTGTTCTATGCCAAAGATCGCTTTTTGCGGTTTTATGAGTTTTCAACTCAAAAAGATACTCAGGTGATTCCTATTAGGAGACCTGGTACCACTAGTCTGAATCAAAGCCCAAGAACACTGTCTTATAGTCCTACTGAGAATGCTGTTCTTATATGCTCAGATGTGGATGGTGGAACTTATGAGTTGTATATCATACCAAAAGACAGCATTGGTAGGGGTGATACTGTGCAAGAGGCAAAGAGGGGTGCTGGAGGATCAGCTGTATTTGTGGCTCGAAATCGATTTGCGGTTCTTGAAAAAAGCAGCAACCAAGTCTTAGTCAAAAACCTGAAGAATGAAGTTGTTAAGAAGAGCGGTCTTCCCATTGCTACTGATGCAATATTCTATGCTGGTACTGGTAACTTGCTTTGCAGGGCAGAGGACAGGGTAGTCATATTTGATCTCCAGCAAAGAATAGTTCTTGGGGATCTTCAAACACCATTTATTAAGTATGTCATTTGGTCTAATGATATGGAAAATGTTGCCTTGCTCAGTAAACATGCCATCATCATTGCTAGCAAGAAGCTTGTGCACCAGTGCACTCTCCATGAGACAATCCGTGTAAAAAGTGGAGCTTGGGATGATAATGGTGTTTTCATATATACCACTTTAAATCACATAAAGTACTGCTTACCCAATGGTGATAGTGGCATAATCAGAACTCTTGATGTACCTATTTACATTACCAAGGTATCTGGAAATACCATATTCTGCTTGGATCGGGATGGGAAGAGCAGAAATATTGACATTGATGCTACAGAATACGTATTCAAACTTTCTCTTTTGCGGAAGAAGTATGACCATGTCATGAGCATGATTAGGAACTCCCAGCTTTGTGGGCAAGCGATGATTGCTTATTTGCAGCAAAAGGGTTTTCCTGAAGTTGCTTTGCATTTTGTGAAGGATGAGAGAACTCGATTTAATTTGGCTCTAGAAAGTGGAAATATTCAGATTGCTGTTGCTTCAGCAAAGGAAATTGATGAGAAAGATCACTGGTATAGGTTGGGGGTGGAAGCTCTTCGCCAAGGTAATGCGGCTATTGTTGAATATGCCTACCAGAGGACCAAAAACTTTGAGAGGTTATCTTTCCTCTATCTCATGACTGGAAATTTAGAAAAGCTTtcaaaaatgctgaaaattgCTGAAGTTAAGAATGATGTCATGGGCCAGTTTCATAATGCCCTCTATTTGGGTGATATACAAGAACGTGTCAAGATCTTGGAGAATTCTGGTCATTTGCCGCTTGCTTATATTACGGCTAAAGTCCATGGACTAGGGGATGTTGCTGAACGTCTAGCTGCTGATTTAGGAGATAATGTTCCATCTTTGCCTGAGGGTAAGGTGCCCTCTCTTCTGATACCTCCGGCTCCTGTGATGTGCGGCGGTGATTGGCCACTTCTAAGAGTCATGAGAGGCATATTTCAAGGTGGATTGGACGAAATGGGTAAAGGTGCTGTTGATGAGGATGAGGATGCAGCTGAAGGTGATTGGGGCGGCGATCTAGATATGGATGATGTAGATGGCTTACAAAATGGAGATATTGCAGAAATTTTGGAGGATGGGGAAGAGGCTGATGAAAATGGCGAGGGAGGATGGGACCTTGAAGACTTGGAGCTCCCCCCTGAGGCAGACACACCGAGGGCTTCTGTTAGTGCTCGTTCATCCGTTTTTGTAGCCCCAACTCCTGGAATGCCTGTCAGCCAAATTTGGACCCAGAGATCATCACTTGCTGCTGAACATGCTGCAGCTGGCAATTTCGATACTGCCATGCGATTGCTCAACAGGCAATTAGGGATCCGGAATTTTGCTCCATTGAAATCCATGTTTCTTGATCTTCATTCAGGTAGCCACACTTATCTGCGTGCATTTTCATCAACTCCAGTGATATCTCTGGCTATTGAACGAGGATGGTCCGAATCTTCTAGCCCTAACGTAAGGGGTCCTCCAGCTCTGGTATTCAATTTCGCTCAGTTGGACGAGAAGCTGAGGGCTGGATACAGAGCCACAACAGCTGGGAAATTCAGCGACGCACTTCGACTGTTTCTGAGCATACTTCATACAATTCCTTTAATTGTTGTCGAGTCAAGGAGGGAAGTTGATGAAGTCAAAGAGTTGATTATTATAGTCAAAGAATATGTTCTGGGTCTGAAGACGGAGCTTAAAAGGAGGGAAATGAAAGACAATCCAGTTCGTCAACAGGAGCTAGCAGCCTATTTCACTCACTGCAACCTTCAATTGCCTCATTTAAGGCTCGCCCTGCAAAATGCAATGACTGTTTGCTACAAGGCAAAGAATCTTGCTACTGCAGGTAACTTTGCAAGGCGGCTATTAGAGACGAACCCGACAATTGAGAGCCAGGCTAAGATGGCCAGACAAGTGCTGGTGGCTGCAGAAAGAAATATGACAGATGCTTCTGAGCTAAACTATGATTTCAGAAACCCATTTGTGACATGTGGTGCAACATACGTTCCGATTTACCGAGGACAAAAGGACGTTACTTGCCCTTATTGTAGTTCACGATTTGTACCAAGCCAGGAAGGACAGTTATGTTCCGTTTGTGAACTCGCTGTTGTTGGTGCAGATGCTTCTGGGTTACTCTGTTCTCCTACCCAGATACGATGAGCAGATACGAGACCGAGAggttttttcaattatttttcagCTCGTCTTATCGACAGCGGAAGTTGGTCGGCTTATCTTGATTGATTGTTTTCTATCTGCAGGAGAAAAGAAAAGGTACGAGCTATAGTAAGAAGAGTTAAATTGCCCTGTGAATTTGTTCgtgctatatttttttttgctaaaTCATATCCTTTTACCCCTTTTTACTTAGTTGATAATGATTTTGGATGTAATAAACTACTTGAGAATTTTGACTTGGGCTTATTCTTGTTAGCTGTTTATAGGCAAGGGGGCTCTTGTTGTTATATTAGATAATCTTTATAGGCACGACAAATTACATACCAGTTGTATGGCAAATTTGCTTATTTGTGACGATTTTGGGTTTCAATTGGTTGTAGTTTTTCTAGTTTGTTTGTATCCAGCGATTTTATTAAATCATCACCTTTCATATTGGTACAAATGAGATGCCTTGGGTTTGTCGTAAATGAATTGATGTCCTGTGATAAAAGTGCAGAAGAACTTGCCACACTGGCAAAAATTCTCTTCATTAACATGGGAGATATTTTGAAATCCCCGAGGATCGAATGTCATATTCGTTAGTGACGGAAGTCTTTTTACGTGATATAAATGTATAATCTCGCAATTGTGATCATTGATTTCAACAAAGGTTCATTTTATTCTGCCAACTTgttataaaagataaaaagattTCCAACTTCCAAGTTTGTCTTAACAAAATTGTCAacattttgtcaattttagatCAGTTTATATCCTAATTTTGAATCAACTAGTCAATTTTGGGATGCAAACTATGACGAGCTGTGGATTTTCTTGTCATAAAATGTAAATCTGGACACTGAAGATTTTCTGTGCTTAGATGAAGGAATAAATAGTTCATTAATTAAGTGGCAAGTATATAAGTTAATTAGACATAAAAAgattatgaatttattaaatattatgcaTTTGGAAGATCTGCTATAGAATTCTTGCAGCATGTAGTATCAAAAACCACATTTCTtgtattttgtaacttttttgtaattttagtttCTAATAATTGTCACTATTTTTAGCAACTAAAAATTTCCCCATGAGTATTAAGGTAGCCAATATTGTCAATCATGAAGACTAATGCTTAATTCTACCTTGATGAAATGGTAATTTGACCACCTTTTAGATTTTTCTCTCTTTTAGACTAATACTTCTCTTATTCTaatttcattatatttttttgaatattacgtattaattaaaaaataattttaaagtatttttagtttaaatttcttTATTGATCAATATCTTCTGCTATAtgttttttgttataaatattaATGTCATAAGAGGATcatatgaatataaattatactttatttattgaaatttgtTAAACAATGTGcatgtataattttttcaattagattgaaataaaatgatattATATCATATAGTGTAAAATTAAATGTTTGCATTTCTCAATAATGTATTTCTcactttatttgtttatttatagtAACTTATAAGTATATCCTGTATTagatttttgatataatttattaatttgtacAAGTgactttttatatgaaaattattgtgtttaaataattttgtatGTGTATTGgttttatatttatgatatttaataaaaaaatatgtttatattatatattataacatggtaaatttatgatattttacccaacatttaactatttttttgctTCCCCGTTAAGGTAGGTAGCAATTGTTTGGCTCAACTTGAATCAAAAGCTAACCAACGTCAAAATATAACTTTAGGGAACATCCAATTTAACTCAGTTAGCTCTTTCCATTgctaaattcattttattttcgcTTTCTTTTTCACTACAAATTGTGATTTATTtatacttaaataaaaaaaattgaataatgtgttttctctattttaatttaaatttacactaattaattaatgtctagtctaattaataattttaattttaattttttatcttcTTTAATTAATgccttttaaaaagaaatttattttaaaatatgtaatatatTTAACATTCTATAAGAACaaagatataaaattattaattattgaaataaTGTGTAAAATTCTTTTCAATTAGATCCAGAAAAAGGGGAGCTATATTTTATTCTTGCTGAAGAAGTTTAGTGTAACGTAGACACTTTTTGTTTAAAAGTCTGCCCACGTGTCGGAACCCAATTGGTAAAAATACGTGGACCGATGAAAAGAGATAGTAAAGCCCATGAGACAGTACGTGTAAATCCCACaccaaacaaaaataatataaataaatcgaAATGATAATACTTCATCAGAGTTTCACTCACGACAAAAAACTTCAAAATACACAACAACACGAAacacagaagaaaaaaaaatcaaatctcaaTGGCAAAGGCAACGATCACCATGGAATCACTATCTCAACAACAGGGTGAAGATCTTCATTTCCTCGACGACAATCAAGAAACTGATCACTGGGAATTTATCAACCAATCCGACGCTGATTCTGATACTGAATCTTTACTCAGTATTGAAAATGGGTTCGTTTCTTGGCGAATTCTAACACCGGATTCAGATTCACCCATTACCCACCAAGAAATCGAAACCCTAGAGCCAATTATTCAAGAACAGGATTATCCGGTTGAGGCGTTGATTTTAATTGATGATAATCACGAGGAAGATCATGATCTTGATCATGAtcatgatgatgatgacgaGGAAGAGGGCGGTTATGGGTTGGACGATGAACTGGTGCCGTGGGATGTGTGTGAGAAATTAGGGCGGCAGAGGATGAGAAAATTGGGGAAAAGGGGgtttgctaaaatggggaattcGAAGAGGAATGCGCTTCTTCATGTGAAACCTGGGGCTGTTTTTGGGAAGCATGGATGGGGAATTAAGGCTTGAATTTTGAAGGTAAAATTTGAATTTGGgggaaattttatttgatctttAAAAAATGGATGTTTATGTccattttaaaagattttatatttgtttttaagtGGCTGATTAATTAGATGATGTGATGTGATGTAAGTATGTGGAATTTTAACTAGGGGtagttaattttttagattGTGATGATGGAATTGTGGTGTTATGGATGTTAATTGGCTTATTAATGTTCATTTATAATTGTATATGATCTttgtttttatgtgtttttgttTCTGTGTGTTGGATTAACTGTTGATTAGTGGTTTATTTGTATGTATTGTGAATTTGAAACCTTTTTAATTGAGGAGTTTGTGAAGATATcgacctaattttttttttggagttGATTGAATAATAAATCTAGGAAATGGGTctaatttgtaataattttgaGGAAAAGATGGATCTTAGTGTCCATATGTGCACTGTTTACTGTTCACCATTTAGTAACAATGGTGTTTACGATTggaattactaattaaaaaaaggggATTAGGCGGGATGGATTAACTCAAGCGGTAAAATCGTCTCATCCAAATAGATCTCGAGTACAAGTTAATTGAAGCGAGGTGAAATCCTTTAATCCTCTTAAAAAAAAGGATTAACgaccaaacaaaaacaaacgctTTGTGAGAAcatcaattatatttaaacttgTTAATTATAGCCATTTTTGTTTCAACCGTAgccaatttaaataaaattaatcaattagcTAATAAGTTTGGACAAAGCTCGCTAActgtttagatttatttggcCATTAATCCTAAGAAGGATGAGAGAAAGTGGGAATTATATGTTTATTCGTTTCAAACCAGTGAAATTGTATGCATTTCTTTAGTTTTCAAGCGTATTGGAGGTTTAGTGCAGTGTGAAATTTAAGTGATGGTATCTTTAAATAGTGGTCCTGATCAATGATcatgaaatgaaaaatattaatttcattttttagttcatccaattttgcaattttatgGAGGCAGGCTGGGTTACAAAAGAATAACTTAATTCTTTTATAGCAGTTCATTTCTAACTTGAAATGATATTCGCACGACGGGCTATTAGTTCATTGGTAGAGCGCGCTCCTGATAATTGAGTCGTTGTTTGCCTCTTGTTGAGGACATCTCTTTCAGAGAGTGGGCCTAAGTATCAGTCTAGGCCTGCCTAATTCAGCTCATTTAAATCGG
This window of the Mercurialis annua linkage group LG5, ddMerAnnu1.2, whole genome shotgun sequence genome carries:
- the LOC126680145 gene encoding coatomer subunit alpha-2, coding for MLTKFETKSNRVKGLSFHSKRPWILASLHSGVIQLWDYRMGTLIDRFDEHDGPVRGVHFHKSQPLFVSGGDDYKIKVWNYKMHRCLFTLLGHLDYIRTVQFHHEYPWIVSASDDQTIRIWNWQSRTCISVLTGHNHYVMCASFHLKEDLVVSASLDQTVRVWDIGALRKKTVSPADDILRLSQMNADLFGGVDAVVKYVLEGHDRGVNWASFHPNLPLIVSGADDRQVKLWRMNDTKAWEVDTLRGHMNNVSCVMFHAKQDIIVSNSEDKSIRVWDVTKRTGVQTFRREHDRFWILASHPEMNLLAAGHDSGMIVFKLERERPAFAVSGDSLFYAKDRFLRFYEFSTQKDTQVIPIRRPGTTSLNQSPRTLSYSPTENAVLICSDVDGGTYELYIIPKDSIGRGDTVQEAKRGAGGSAVFVARNRFAVLEKSSNQVLVKNLKNEVVKKSGLPIATDAIFYAGTGNLLCRAEDRVVIFDLQQRIVLGDLQTPFIKYVIWSNDMENVALLSKHAIIIASKKLVHQCTLHETIRVKSGAWDDNGVFIYTTLNHIKYCLPNGDSGIIRTLDVPIYITKVSGNTIFCLDRDGKSRNIDIDATEYVFKLSLLRKKYDHVMSMIRNSQLCGQAMIAYLQQKGFPEVALHFVKDERTRFNLALESGNIQIAVASAKEIDEKDHWYRLGVEALRQGNAAIVEYAYQRTKNFERLSFLYLMTGNLEKLSKMLKIAEVKNDVMGQFHNALYLGDIQERVKILENSGHLPLAYITAKVHGLGDVAERLAADLGDNVPSLPEGKVPSLLIPPAPVMCGGDWPLLRVMRGIFQGGLDEMGKGAVDEDEDAAEGDWGGDLDMDDVDGLQNGDIAEILEDGEEADENGEGGWDLEDLELPPEADTPRASVSARSSVFVAPTPGMPVSQIWTQRSSLAAEHAAAGNFDTAMRLLNRQLGIRNFAPLKSMFLDLHSGSHTYLRAFSSTPVISLAIERGWSESSSPNVRGPPALVFNFAQLDEKLRAGYRATTAGKFSDALRLFLSILHTIPLIVVESRREVDEVKELIIIVKEYVLGLKTELKRREMKDNPVRQQELAAYFTHCNLQLPHLRLALQNAMTVCYKAKNLATAGNFARRLLETNPTIESQAKMARQVLVAAERNMTDASELNYDFRNPFVTCGATYVPIYRGQKDVTCPYCSSRFVPSQEGQLCSVCELAVVGADASGLLCSPTQIR